In the Candidatus Woesearchaeota archaeon genome, one interval contains:
- the rtcA gene encoding RNA 3'-phosphate cyclase — protein MIVLDGRVGEGGGAMLRTALAMSLVTGKPFRMEHIRKGRDVPGLKNQHVHAVKAVESLTSSSAEGVEPGSLSMAFSPGPFVAGRLEMDTKTAASIPLLLQALLLPCMVEDRSFSLRFIGGTDTAWSPTFAFFKEVFLAGLVRLAPVGVAVHRRGFYPKGGGVVEVSIPRHCARKPLKRGKRGKIERVYVEAFASASLQGGNVAERMVGGARGVLERVFPPDVIEEKVSYSEAKSPGAGVLVMGQDSMGNRLGSDALGERGVLAEKVGTRAARSLLNELRHGSSVDVHVADMLIPFMAVFGGSVLLPRRTRHVSSNVYVCNAFLEERNHVVVSEGVAKAGGLF, from the coding sequence GTGATTGTTCTTGATGGGAGGGTTGGGGAAGGCGGAGGAGCGATGCTGCGCACTGCCCTCGCGATGAGCTTGGTTACGGGCAAGCCGTTTCGAATGGAGCATATACGAAAGGGAAGAGACGTGCCCGGTTTGAAGAATCAGCACGTCCATGCTGTCAAGGCAGTCGAGTCGCTGACAAGCTCTTCTGCGGAGGGAGTTGAACCGGGAAGTTTGAGCATGGCGTTCTCTCCCGGCCCGTTTGTTGCTGGCAGGCTTGAAATGGACACGAAGACGGCGGCGTCAATTCCTTTGTTATTGCAGGCGCTTTTGCTTCCGTGCATGGTGGAGGATCGGTCATTTAGCCTGCGTTTCATAGGAGGAACGGATACGGCATGGTCGCCGACGTTTGCTTTTTTTAAGGAGGTGTTCCTTGCTGGCCTTGTTCGGCTCGCACCTGTCGGTGTTGCTGTGCACAGGAGGGGTTTTTATCCGAAGGGAGGAGGTGTTGTTGAGGTGTCCATCCCCCGCCATTGCGCGAGGAAGCCGTTAAAGAGAGGTAAGCGCGGGAAGATTGAGCGGGTGTACGTGGAAGCGTTTGCTTCAGCGTCCTTGCAAGGAGGCAACGTCGCCGAGCGAATGGTAGGCGGCGCGCGCGGAGTGCTTGAGCGGGTGTTCCCTCCTGACGTGATTGAGGAAAAGGTATCGTACTCTGAAGCAAAGTCTCCTGGCGCGGGTGTGCTGGTAATGGGGCAGGACTCGATGGGAAACCGTCTTGGTTCGGACGCGCTTGGAGAGCGGGGCGTCTTAGCAGAGAAGGTTGGTACCAGGGCGGCGCGCTCCTTGCTCAATGAGCTTCGCCACGGGTCGAGTGTTGATGTGCACGTGGCGGATATGCTCATACCCTTCATGGCTGTGTTTGGCGGTTCAGTGCTGCTTCCTCGCAGAACGCGCCACGTTTCGTCGAACGTGTACGTGTGCAACGCGTTTTTAGAGGAAAGAAATCATGTCGTCGTGTCGGAAGGTGTTGCTAAGGCAGGTGGGTTGTTTTGA
- a CDS encoding SAM-dependent methyltransferase, translating into MKQTSTKREHPQTNRQASQQTTGSSQHAWDYYNAIAEGYDALYGEEQESKLRFILKHVALTPNDTLLDVGCGTGASFDLLPCRCRGVEPSTALMNRSIHREAIIQGVAEQLPFPDHAFDYVLALTMIHHATNLHDALQEMARVCKKMIIITVLKKSPKRNAIDTALRSELVVERVLDQGVDLVYFCRPRRQTRAAL; encoded by the coding sequence ATGAAACAAACAAGCACCAAAAGAGAACATCCGCAAACCAACCGGCAAGCAAGCCAACAAACCACTGGTTCATCCCAGCATGCTTGGGACTATTATAATGCCATTGCCGAAGGGTATGACGCACTCTACGGGGAAGAGCAAGAAAGCAAGCTTCGCTTCATCCTCAAACACGTTGCGCTCACGCCTAACGACACCCTCCTCGATGTCGGGTGCGGAACAGGCGCTTCCTTTGACCTGCTTCCCTGCCGGTGCCGGGGCGTTGAGCCAAGTACCGCCCTTATGAACCGTAGCATCCACCGGGAAGCCATTATTCAGGGCGTTGCCGAACAGCTTCCCTTCCCCGACCACGCTTTTGACTACGTCCTTGCGCTGACCATGATTCACCACGCTACCAACCTCCACGACGCCTTGCAGGAAATGGCACGAGTCTGCAAGAAGATGATCATCATCACCGTCCTCAAAAAAAGCCCAAAGCGGAACGCCATTGATACTGCGCTGCGCTCTGAACTCGTGGTCGAGCGCGTTCTTGACCAAGGTGTTGATCTCGTTTACTTTTGCAGGCCAAGGCGGCAAACGCGTGCTGCGCTGTAA
- a CDS encoding nucleotidyltransferase domain-containing protein yields MEFTINKRLQSNLERYSKEAFRLSAEFAKELLKEAKDFVKAVVLFGSAPRKERKPHDIDVLVIVDDVNIVMGKELVHTYRLMVQNLVAKISTKLHITTLRFTSFWEYVRVGDPVALNMLREGYALIDTNFFVPLQRLLQQGRIRPTPEAVWTYFNRARVTLSNASWHTLQAVIDLYWAGVDAAHAALMAVGEMPVTPEHIAALLEKRLVSANLLEKSFAKHMQELYVLQKEISTGARTSISAEKFDALMQKTKHMVSALEHVVKGRR; encoded by the coding sequence GTGGAGTTCACGATTAACAAGCGTTTGCAGTCGAATCTTGAGCGGTATTCGAAGGAAGCGTTTCGTCTTAGTGCGGAGTTCGCCAAGGAGCTTTTGAAGGAGGCGAAGGACTTTGTTAAGGCGGTGGTGTTGTTTGGGAGCGCGCCGCGCAAGGAGCGCAAGCCGCACGATATTGACGTGTTGGTCATTGTGGATGATGTGAATATCGTGATGGGGAAGGAGTTGGTGCACACTTATCGGCTAATGGTGCAGAATTTGGTTGCGAAGATTTCAACGAAGCTGCACATCACGACGCTGCGGTTCACGAGCTTTTGGGAGTATGTCAGGGTGGGCGACCCGGTTGCGTTGAATATGCTTCGTGAGGGGTATGCTTTGATTGACACGAATTTTTTTGTTCCTTTGCAGCGTTTGTTGCAGCAAGGGCGTATTCGTCCGACCCCCGAGGCGGTGTGGACGTATTTTAACAGGGCGCGGGTGACGTTGAGTAATGCTTCGTGGCACACGTTGCAGGCGGTGATTGATTTGTACTGGGCGGGAGTGGATGCGGCTCACGCGGCGCTCATGGCGGTTGGTGAGATGCCGGTGACGCCCGAGCACATTGCTGCGTTGCTTGAAAAGCGGTTAGTGAGTGCTAACTTGTTGGAGAAGTCGTTTGCGAAGCACATGCAAGAGCTCTACGTGCTGCAAAAGGAGATTTCGACGGGTGCAAGAACGAGTATTTCTGCAGAGAAGTTCGATGCGTTGATGCAAAAGACCAAGCACATGGTTTCTGCGCTTGAGCACGTGGTGAAAGGGAGGCGGTGA